From the genome of Hyperolius riggenbachi isolate aHypRig1 chromosome 9, aHypRig1.pri, whole genome shotgun sequence, one region includes:
- the CHRM5 gene encoding muscarinic acetylcholine receptor M5 isoform X2, with amino-acid sequence MEPNSTALNHTNGTNTYKGHSLLEVISIATVSAVVSLITIVGNILVMVSFKVNSQLKTVNNYYLLSLACADLIIGIFSMNLYTSYILIGHWSLGSLACDLWLALDYVASNASVMNLLVISFDRYFSITRPLTYRAKRTPKRAGIMIGLAWFISFILWAPAILCWQYFVGERTVPPEECQIQFLYEPIITFGTAIAAFYIPVSVMTILYCRIYKETEKRTKDLAELQGSESVADFEMMRPQGALLKSCFSCKQQTLTKRERCQASWSSSSRSTSATVKISHSPNISNEWVKEDQLTTCSSYPSSDDEDKQAKEGVFQGAYKNQTTAQKEDETKHILTKEQPVLNEYDSERFFLTPGKSHTQKSQKCVSYKFRIVVNDDGSQEVNNGCRKVKITPCSSMSKGHSLRSMDPSFSNHITKRKRMVLIKERKAAQTLSAILLAFIITWTPYNIMVLVSTFCSDCIPSTLWHLGYWLCYVNSTVNPICYALCNKTFRKTFKMLLLCRWKKKTVDDKLYWYGQHPPSHNKLP; translated from the coding sequence ATGGAACCAAATTCCACTGCTTTGAACCATACTAATGGGACAAACACTTATAAAGGCCACAGCCTTTTGGAGGTCATCAGTATTGCCACAGTCAGTGCAGTCGTCAGTCTCATCACAATTGTTGGCAATATCCTTGTTATGGTCTCATTTAAAGTGAACAGTCAACTGAAGACTGTAAACAACTATTACCTTTTGAGCCTGGCCTGTGCTGACCTCATAATTGGCATATTCTCCATGAATTTGTACACATCCTACATTCTAATTGGTCACTGGTCCCTTGGCAGTCTGGCATGTGACCTGTGGCTTGCTTTGGATTATGTGGCCAGCAATGCATCAGTGATGAACCTGCTGGTCATTAGTTTTGACAGATATTTTTCTATAACAAGGCCACTGACTTACAGAGCAAAACGCACGCCTAAGAGAGCTGGGATCATGATTGGATTGGCTTGGttcatttcttttattttgtGGGCCCCAGCTATCCTCTGTTGGCAGTATTTTGTAGGAGAGCGTACAGTGCCCCCAGAAGAATGTCAGATACAGTTCCTTTATGAACCAATCATTACTTTTGGTACGGCCATTGCTGCCTTTTATATTCCAGTGTCTGTGATGACTATTCTGTACTGCCGTATTTATAAGGAGACAGAAAAGCGCACCAAAGATCTGGCTGAATTGCAGGGTTCTGAGTCAGTGGCTGATTTTGAAATGATGAGGCCACAAGGGGCTCTGCTAAAATCTTGCTTTAGCTGCAAGCAGCAGACTCTCACCAAAAGAGAGAGGTGCCAAGCCTCTTGGTCATCATCTAGCCGAAGTACCTCTGCCACTGTTAAGATTTCCCACAGTCCCAATATTTCTAATGAGTGGGTCAAAGAAGACCAGCTGACCACCTGCAGCAGCTACCCTTCATCAGATGATGAAGACAAACAAGCTAAGGAAGGTGTATTCCAGGGTGCCTACAAGAACCAAACCACAGCACAGAAAGAAGATGAAACCAAACACATTCTGACAAAAGAACAACCAGTGCTTAATGAATACGACAGCGAAAGATTCTTCTTAACTCCAGGTAAaagtcacacacaaaaaagtcAAAAGTGTGTCTCATACAAATTTAGAATTGTTGTGAATGATGATGGCTCTCAGGAAGTAAATAATGGGTGCAGAAAAGTAAAAATTACTCCTTGCTCTTCTATGTCCAAAGGACATTCTTTGCGAAGCATGGACCCCAGTTTCAGTAACCATATCACTAAGCGCAAGAGGATGGTTCTTATTAAGGAACGCAAAGCAGCACAGACACTCAGTGCTATTCTGCTAGCTTTCATCATCACATGGACTCCTTACAATATCATGGTTTTGGTCTCTACCTTTTGCTCTGACTGCATTCCCTCTACACTCTGGCACTTGGGCTATTGGTTGTGCTATGTCAATAGCACCGTTAATCCCATTTGCTATGCCCTGTGCAACAAAACTTTTCGCAAGACTTTCAAAATGTTGTTGCTTTGCCGCTGGAAGAAAAAAACCGTGGACGATAAATTGTATTGGTATGGACAGCATCCACCAAGTCACAACAAGCTGCCCTGA
- the CHRM5 gene encoding muscarinic acetylcholine receptor M5 isoform X1 — MCRSHCENSLPTCNIAAPAVRNKTNELQPASFRILHILLLASSSLGENRNMEPNSTALNHTNGTNTYKGHSLLEVISIATVSAVVSLITIVGNILVMVSFKVNSQLKTVNNYYLLSLACADLIIGIFSMNLYTSYILIGHWSLGSLACDLWLALDYVASNASVMNLLVISFDRYFSITRPLTYRAKRTPKRAGIMIGLAWFISFILWAPAILCWQYFVGERTVPPEECQIQFLYEPIITFGTAIAAFYIPVSVMTILYCRIYKETEKRTKDLAELQGSESVADFEMMRPQGALLKSCFSCKQQTLTKRERCQASWSSSSRSTSATVKISHSPNISNEWVKEDQLTTCSSYPSSDDEDKQAKEGVFQGAYKNQTTAQKEDETKHILTKEQPVLNEYDSERFFLTPGKSHTQKSQKCVSYKFRIVVNDDGSQEVNNGCRKVKITPCSSMSKGHSLRSMDPSFSNHITKRKRMVLIKERKAAQTLSAILLAFIITWTPYNIMVLVSTFCSDCIPSTLWHLGYWLCYVNSTVNPICYALCNKTFRKTFKMLLLCRWKKKTVDDKLYWYGQHPPSHNKLP; from the coding sequence ATCCTGCACATCTTGTTATTGGCGTCCTCATCTTTAGGAGAAAATAGGAACATGGAACCAAATTCCACTGCTTTGAACCATACTAATGGGACAAACACTTATAAAGGCCACAGCCTTTTGGAGGTCATCAGTATTGCCACAGTCAGTGCAGTCGTCAGTCTCATCACAATTGTTGGCAATATCCTTGTTATGGTCTCATTTAAAGTGAACAGTCAACTGAAGACTGTAAACAACTATTACCTTTTGAGCCTGGCCTGTGCTGACCTCATAATTGGCATATTCTCCATGAATTTGTACACATCCTACATTCTAATTGGTCACTGGTCCCTTGGCAGTCTGGCATGTGACCTGTGGCTTGCTTTGGATTATGTGGCCAGCAATGCATCAGTGATGAACCTGCTGGTCATTAGTTTTGACAGATATTTTTCTATAACAAGGCCACTGACTTACAGAGCAAAACGCACGCCTAAGAGAGCTGGGATCATGATTGGATTGGCTTGGttcatttcttttattttgtGGGCCCCAGCTATCCTCTGTTGGCAGTATTTTGTAGGAGAGCGTACAGTGCCCCCAGAAGAATGTCAGATACAGTTCCTTTATGAACCAATCATTACTTTTGGTACGGCCATTGCTGCCTTTTATATTCCAGTGTCTGTGATGACTATTCTGTACTGCCGTATTTATAAGGAGACAGAAAAGCGCACCAAAGATCTGGCTGAATTGCAGGGTTCTGAGTCAGTGGCTGATTTTGAAATGATGAGGCCACAAGGGGCTCTGCTAAAATCTTGCTTTAGCTGCAAGCAGCAGACTCTCACCAAAAGAGAGAGGTGCCAAGCCTCTTGGTCATCATCTAGCCGAAGTACCTCTGCCACTGTTAAGATTTCCCACAGTCCCAATATTTCTAATGAGTGGGTCAAAGAAGACCAGCTGACCACCTGCAGCAGCTACCCTTCATCAGATGATGAAGACAAACAAGCTAAGGAAGGTGTATTCCAGGGTGCCTACAAGAACCAAACCACAGCACAGAAAGAAGATGAAACCAAACACATTCTGACAAAAGAACAACCAGTGCTTAATGAATACGACAGCGAAAGATTCTTCTTAACTCCAGGTAAaagtcacacacaaaaaagtcAAAAGTGTGTCTCATACAAATTTAGAATTGTTGTGAATGATGATGGCTCTCAGGAAGTAAATAATGGGTGCAGAAAAGTAAAAATTACTCCTTGCTCTTCTATGTCCAAAGGACATTCTTTGCGAAGCATGGACCCCAGTTTCAGTAACCATATCACTAAGCGCAAGAGGATGGTTCTTATTAAGGAACGCAAAGCAGCACAGACACTCAGTGCTATTCTGCTAGCTTTCATCATCACATGGACTCCTTACAATATCATGGTTTTGGTCTCTACCTTTTGCTCTGACTGCATTCCCTCTACACTCTGGCACTTGGGCTATTGGTTGTGCTATGTCAATAGCACCGTTAATCCCATTTGCTATGCCCTGTGCAACAAAACTTTTCGCAAGACTTTCAAAATGTTGTTGCTTTGCCGCTGGAAGAAAAAAACCGTGGACGATAAATTGTATTGGTATGGACAGCATCCACCAAGTCACAACAAGCTGCCCTGA